One window of the Saccopteryx bilineata isolate mSacBil1 chromosome 2, mSacBil1_pri_phased_curated, whole genome shotgun sequence genome contains the following:
- the BTG2 gene encoding protein BTG2: MSQVSWTGKRTNMLPEIVAAVGFLSSLLRTRGCVSEQRLKVFSGALQEALTEHYKHHWFPEKPSKGSGYRCIRINHKMDPIISKVASQIGLSQPQLHRLLPRELTLWVDPYEVSYRIGEDGSICVLYEETPLAASYGLLTCKNQMMLGRSSPSKNYVMAVSS, translated from the exons ATGAGCCAGGTCAGCTGGACCGGGAAGAGGACAAACATGCTCCCGGAGATCGTCGCCGCCGTAGGCTTCCTCTCCAGCCTCCTGAGGACCCGGGGCTGCGTGAGCGAGCAGAGACTGAAGGTGTTCAGCGGGGCTCTCCAGGAGGCACTAACAG AGCACTACAAACACCACTGGTTTCCCGAGAAACCGTCCAAAGGCTCTGGCTACCGCTGCATCCGCATCAACCACAAGATGGACCCCATTATCAGCAAGGTAGCCAGCCAGATTGGACTCAGCCAGCCCCAGCTGCACCGGCTGCTGCCCCGAGAGCTCACCCTGTGGGTGGACCCCTACGAGGTATCCTACCGAATAGGTGAAGATGGCTCCATCTGTGTCCTGTATGAAGAGACCCCACTGGCCGCCTCCTATGGGCTCCTCACCTGCAAGAACCAAATGATGCTGGGCCGGAGCAGCCCTTCCAAGAACTATGTGATGGCCGTTTCCAGTTAG